From the genome of Maribacter algicola, one region includes:
- a CDS encoding TIGR04283 family arsenosugar biosynthesis glycosyltransferase, with amino-acid sequence MISIIIPAHKEAENIDFLVRKLSGLKKKEPFEILVALSPESHANFCNETLENAIVLKCYKKGRASQMNEAARTAKGDVLAFLHADVRPPETFLLDIRRTIEKDYDAGFFSYRFDKESLPLRINSYFTGKDGIFTGGGDQCLFIKAELFNSLGQFDETQVLMEDFEFFKRIKKHGLRYKIVKNNLIVSARKYDSNSYLRVNLSNLLLVVLFKMGYSSQKLKTIHDKLIKTPYNT; translated from the coding sequence ATGATCAGTATAATTATCCCAGCACATAAGGAAGCCGAGAATATTGACTTTTTAGTTCGAAAACTATCAGGTTTAAAAAAGAAGGAACCCTTCGAAATATTGGTGGCGCTTTCTCCTGAAAGCCATGCTAATTTTTGCAATGAAACCCTAGAAAATGCTATTGTTCTCAAGTGCTATAAGAAAGGTAGGGCATCACAGATGAACGAGGCGGCAAGAACAGCGAAGGGAGATGTCTTGGCATTTTTACACGCCGATGTGAGACCGCCTGAAACCTTTCTACTCGATATTCGAAGAACTATAGAGAAAGACTATGATGCCGGATTCTTTTCGTATAGGTTTGACAAGGAAAGCCTGCCATTGCGCATCAATTCCTATTTCACCGGCAAGGACGGTATTTTTACGGGAGGCGGTGACCAATGCCTTTTTATCAAGGCAGAACTTTTCAATAGTTTAGGGCAATTTGATGAAACCCAAGTACTGATGGAGGATTTTGAGTTTTTTAAACGCATAAAAAAGCATGGCCTTAGATATAAAATTGTGAAAAACAACCTTATTGTATCCGCTAGGAAATACGATTCCAACTCCTATTTAAGAGTGAACCTATCCAATTTACTGTTGGTAGTGCTATTTAAAATGGGATATTCCAGCCAAAAGTTAAAGACCATACATGATAAACTCATCAAAACGCCCTATAACACCTGA
- a CDS encoding efflux RND transporter permease subunit, protein MNHLSLVKKICIILFVGLGIFAASLLPNLKFTFDFSQFFPEEDQDLEFYKGFVEEFGTDDNFLLIAIEQDPTVFEPGFLNRFNAFSDASKDFDYVTESASLTSLSYPLKTSFGYTTLPIIHIEDSMAYAKDWEKIKEDALFINSLIDENGTSMVVALRTLDDLNYEQSELLLSQIRTSLKTHELEEYHILGRAFFLEAIVDMQKSEVLKTSVIAAILVLIILLLVYRSLPLVLISMASISLSLLLFMGILALWGKELNAMAAFYPVLMLIVGTSDVIHITDSFIRKIQSGAERYTAIKSSLSEVGLTTLLTSVTTAVGFVTLLSSRLVSIQEFGINAAIGVIVAYITVIFFTGSLLVSLPKKVLLGKKSVSKKWVNYLLAINHFTKIHPKAILFGTVVFAGLCFWGISLVSTNYEFKRTLPNKSEIASDFDFFQKNYAGFRPLEIAVMAQNNFSVLDYQVAMEIEKLMDYLKTVPSIGNLQSSNLPFKILHKANNVNKSDFLTMPKNASVFEKYKKDIRRLGRKELERFVNVDGSMARINGRLQDIGTDNLKLVYEKIENFAQTKLDTTKIEVKVTGKSMLLDKNSEYIRSSLLEGLFYGLLLIGLLMVLVFRNFKMFLISLIPNILPILFAGSVLGFLNIPLEASLSVVFAIVFGIAVDDTIHFLGKYKLGISQGLTQEEALEKTFAHTGRALVITTIILFFGFMVMLFSIHQPSITIGLIISVTLVTALVLDLLLLPVLIRKLIREA, encoded by the coding sequence ATGAACCACCTATCCCTGGTAAAAAAAATTTGTATCATTTTATTTGTTGGACTAGGGATTTTTGCAGCTTCTTTACTCCCAAATCTAAAGTTTACATTCGACTTCAGTCAATTTTTTCCCGAAGAAGATCAGGACCTTGAATTCTATAAAGGGTTTGTGGAGGAATTCGGTACCGATGATAATTTCCTATTGATTGCCATAGAACAAGATCCAACTGTTTTTGAACCGGGGTTTTTGAACAGATTCAATGCGTTTTCAGATGCAAGTAAGGATTTTGATTACGTCACGGAAAGTGCTTCGTTAACCTCGCTATCCTACCCGCTTAAAACCTCCTTTGGCTATACTACCCTACCCATCATCCATATTGAAGATAGTATGGCCTACGCCAAGGATTGGGAAAAAATAAAGGAAGACGCATTATTCATCAACTCCCTCATCGATGAAAATGGTACCTCCATGGTCGTGGCACTAAGAACCTTGGATGACCTAAACTATGAACAAAGTGAACTCCTGTTATCTCAAATTAGGACTTCCTTAAAAACACATGAATTAGAAGAGTACCATATTTTGGGCAGGGCCTTTTTTTTGGAGGCCATTGTGGATATGCAAAAAAGTGAAGTGCTCAAAACCAGTGTCATAGCAGCTATTTTGGTGTTGATCATACTCCTACTGGTCTACAGAAGTTTGCCCTTGGTTTTAATTTCCATGGCCTCTATAAGTCTATCTCTTTTACTATTTATGGGCATATTGGCACTTTGGGGCAAGGAACTCAATGCCATGGCGGCTTTTTATCCCGTACTGATGCTCATTGTGGGTACTTCGGATGTTATCCATATTACGGACAGTTTTATACGCAAAATTCAATCTGGAGCGGAAAGGTATACGGCCATAAAATCATCTTTGAGCGAAGTAGGACTTACCACCTTGCTCACGTCAGTAACCACCGCGGTAGGATTTGTTACCCTTTTATCGTCCCGACTCGTGAGTATCCAGGAATTTGGTATCAATGCCGCCATTGGTGTAATTGTGGCCTATATCACCGTAATTTTCTTCACGGGCTCCCTTTTGGTCAGTCTTCCTAAAAAAGTACTCTTGGGAAAGAAAAGTGTTTCCAAAAAATGGGTGAACTATCTCTTGGCCATCAATCACTTTACCAAAATACATCCAAAGGCTATATTGTTTGGCACCGTGGTCTTTGCAGGTCTGTGCTTCTGGGGCATCAGTTTGGTAAGCACCAATTATGAGTTTAAAAGAACCCTCCCCAATAAAAGTGAAATCGCCTCCGATTTTGATTTTTTTCAGAAAAATTATGCCGGATTTAGGCCATTGGAAATTGCGGTAATGGCCCAAAACAATTTCTCCGTGCTGGATTATCAGGTAGCCATGGAAATTGAAAAATTGATGGATTACCTCAAAACGGTGCCTTCCATAGGAAACCTACAATCCTCGAATTTACCATTTAAAATTCTGCACAAGGCGAACAATGTCAATAAGTCTGATTTTCTGACCATGCCTAAGAACGCATCGGTTTTTGAGAAGTACAAGAAGGATATCCGTAGATTGGGAAGAAAGGAGCTGGAGCGTTTCGTCAATGTCGATGGGAGCATGGCGCGTATAAATGGAAGATTACAGGATATTGGTACGGACAATTTGAAATTGGTATATGAAAAGATTGAAAATTTCGCCCAAACGAAGTTGGACACGACCAAAATAGAGGTCAAGGTTACCGGGAAAAGTATGTTGCTGGACAAAAACTCTGAGTATATACGGAGCAGTCTATTGGAGGGACTGTTCTACGGACTCCTTCTTATTGGTCTGTTAATGGTTCTTGTTTTTAGAAATTTTAAAATGTTCCTAATTTCCCTCATCCCTAATATACTTCCCATTCTTTTTGCGGGAAGTGTCCTAGGGTTTCTGAACATACCTTTGGAAGCCTCCTTATCAGTGGTATTCGCTATTGTTTTTGGCATTGCCGTAGACGATACGATACATTTTTTAGGCAAATATAAGTTAGGGATAAGCCAAGGGCTTACCCAAGAGGAAGCATTGGAAAAGACTTTCGCCCATACCGGGAGGGCACTTGTCATTACTACAATCATCCTTTTTTTCGGATTCATGGTCATGCTGTTTTCCATTCATCAGCCCAGTATCACCATAGGTTTGATTATAAGTGTAACCTTGGTAACGGCCTTGGTACTGGATTTACTGCTATTACCGGTGCTAATTCGAAAACTGATTAGGGAAGCGTAG
- a CDS encoding VOC family protein, with protein sequence MINSSKRPITPDIINGIQQVGIGVSDTKAVFNWYRKHLGFDILLFKDEAPATLMTKYTQDEVCHRNAYLSLNLHGGGGLEIWQFTSRIPEKPKTPVILGDLGINAMKLRTMNIATSFEALEKLNLPYQTDIVTNTLGISSFYFQDPWDNLVEVVEDGYRFARTKQRIGGVMGVVIGVSHIPDSIRFYKELLGYGNVLSEETVKLPLHTNRQKFGLYRKVVLQHSRPNFGGFGALLGPTQIELLQALDRDPVTIFENRLWGDLGYIHLCFDIHGMEKLRQRAANLNYPFTVDSANSFDMGDAAGHFSYVEDPDGTLIEFVETHKVPIYKPLGLYLNLKNRNPTKPLPKWVVKTLGFHRISKDI encoded by the coding sequence ATGATAAACTCATCAAAACGCCCTATAACACCTGATATAATCAATGGCATTCAGCAAGTAGGAATTGGTGTATCCGACACCAAGGCTGTTTTCAATTGGTACAGAAAGCATCTGGGGTTTGATATATTGTTATTTAAGGACGAAGCCCCGGCAACCCTTATGACCAAATACACACAAGACGAGGTCTGTCATAGAAACGCCTATCTATCCTTGAATTTGCATGGAGGCGGGGGATTGGAAATATGGCAATTTACAAGTAGGATACCTGAGAAACCGAAAACCCCTGTTATTTTGGGAGACTTGGGAATCAATGCCATGAAGCTGAGAACCATGAATATTGCCACAAGTTTTGAGGCACTTGAAAAACTGAATTTGCCCTACCAAACGGATATTGTGACCAATACGTTGGGAATCTCTTCCTTTTACTTCCAAGATCCTTGGGACAACTTGGTTGAGGTTGTAGAGGATGGGTATCGTTTTGCTAGAACAAAACAAAGAATTGGAGGTGTTATGGGAGTCGTTATAGGCGTTTCCCACATTCCGGATTCCATCAGGTTTTATAAGGAATTGTTGGGGTATGGTAACGTGCTCAGCGAAGAGACCGTAAAACTTCCTTTACATACCAACCGCCAAAAGTTTGGTTTATACAGAAAGGTGGTGCTTCAACATTCCCGACCTAACTTTGGCGGCTTTGGAGCGCTTTTGGGCCCTACACAGATTGAGCTATTGCAAGCCTTGGATAGAGACCCCGTTACCATATTTGAAAATAGGTTGTGGGGAGATCTGGGATATATTCATCTATGCTTTGACATTCATGGTATGGAAAAACTTAGACAACGGGCTGCGAATCTTAACTATCCATTTACGGTAGATAGTGCCAATAGTTTTGATATGGGCGATGCTGCCGGGCATTTTAGTTATGTAGAAGACCCGGACGGAACCTTGATAGAATTTGTGGAAACTCATAAGGTTCCCATATATAAACCCTTGGGATTGTACTTGAACCTAAAAAACAGGAATCCCACCAAACCCTTACCAAAATGGGTGGTAAAGACTCTGGGCTTTCACAGGATATCCAAGGATATTTAG
- a CDS encoding tetratricopeptide repeat protein: MKPYIPILALFLIFSCKNGEHDIVAHADDYNKFLTAVPTKTTSKYFELWNGKIRPDSMQLTSFGIVGGEYSRYFKETGDITYLKKAEQSLTKAVEIASIGRAGYRRSLARNYISQHRFKEALVMATEARKLGADPKESQFLLFDVHMELGNYGLAEKYLDSTKNLKDFGYLIRLAKWNDYKGDLDATITFMEKAKTIALESKNEALTLWSLTNLADYYGHAGRLKDSYEHYLNALEIDPKNAYAKKGIAWIIFSNDKNPEEALRILDSVTMTYNAPDYYLLKAEIADYMGNDLVRLKNLNEYFQRVENPSYGGMYNLYNLGLYIDETKEYEKALKLAKQEVQNRPSPESYSWLAYTHLKIGEKDRAKELMDAYVVNKTYEPALLYHVAAVYKAHHDVQKVQEIKNELIGAIYELGPLMEKQIQDL, encoded by the coding sequence ATGAAACCTTACATACCTATATTGGCTCTTTTTCTCATATTCTCCTGTAAAAATGGGGAACATGATATCGTGGCCCATGCAGATGATTACAATAAATTTTTAACCGCTGTACCCACCAAGACCACTTCAAAATATTTTGAACTTTGGAATGGAAAGATAAGACCGGATAGCATGCAGCTTACCAGTTTTGGTATTGTTGGCGGGGAGTACAGCAGATATTTTAAGGAAACCGGTGATATAACCTATTTAAAAAAGGCGGAGCAGAGCCTTACAAAAGCGGTTGAAATTGCGTCTATCGGTAGGGCAGGATATAGAAGGTCCTTGGCACGAAATTATATTTCCCAGCATCGGTTTAAGGAGGCCTTGGTGATGGCTACCGAAGCTAGAAAGTTGGGTGCTGACCCAAAGGAAAGTCAGTTCCTGCTTTTTGATGTCCACATGGAATTGGGAAATTATGGGTTGGCGGAGAAATATCTGGACAGTACAAAAAACCTTAAGGATTTTGGATATCTAATCAGATTGGCCAAATGGAACGATTATAAGGGCGACTTGGATGCGACCATTACCTTTATGGAAAAAGCGAAAACCATTGCCTTGGAATCCAAAAATGAAGCCTTGACTTTATGGAGTTTGACCAATTTGGCCGATTACTATGGGCACGCCGGGAGATTGAAAGATTCCTACGAACACTATTTAAATGCTTTGGAAATCGACCCCAAAAATGCCTATGCCAAAAAGGGTATTGCCTGGATTATTTTTTCTAACGACAAAAATCCGGAGGAAGCCTTAAGAATCCTTGATTCGGTCACCATGACGTATAACGCTCCGGATTATTATTTATTAAAGGCCGAAATAGCAGACTATATGGGAAACGACCTTGTCCGACTCAAAAATTTAAACGAATATTTTCAACGCGTGGAGAATCCGTCCTATGGAGGTATGTACAATCTCTACAATTTGGGATTATATATTGATGAGACTAAAGAATATGAAAAGGCCTTGAAATTGGCAAAACAAGAGGTCCAGAATAGACCAAGTCCAGAGTCCTATAGTTGGTTAGCGTATACCCATTTAAAAATAGGAGAAAAGGATAGAGCCAAGGAATTGATGGATGCTTACGTAGTGAACAAAACCTACGAGCCTGCTTTGTTATATCATGTTGCAGCGGTGTACAAAGCCCATCACGATGTTCAGAAAGTTCAGGAAATAAAGAATGAACTTATCGGGGCGATCTATGAGCTAGGTCCCCTAATGGAAAAGCAAATTCAGGACTTGTAA
- a CDS encoding superoxide dismutase family protein, with the protein MKRVIKFPLAALALFAVINCKEVKKESNEAADEMEETMEEMTQEEEVETVKFMMEPKSDSGVQGEVTFTEEDGEVKMMATFSGLSEGEHAIHIHQTADCSAADGTSAGGHWNPTNEPHGKWGASEGYHKGDIGNFMADAKGNATVEFSTSEWCMGCADENKNILGKAVIVHQGADDFTSQPSGAAGARVSCTGIIQ; encoded by the coding sequence ATGAAAAGAGTGATAAAATTTCCGTTGGCCGCACTGGCTTTATTTGCGGTCATAAATTGTAAAGAAGTAAAAAAAGAGTCCAATGAAGCTGCCGATGAAATGGAAGAGACCATGGAGGAGATGACTCAAGAGGAAGAAGTTGAAACCGTTAAATTTATGATGGAGCCCAAGAGTGATAGTGGTGTGCAAGGTGAAGTGACCTTTACCGAAGAAGATGGCGAAGTTAAAATGATGGCGACCTTCTCAGGCCTGTCCGAAGGGGAACATGCTATCCACATCCACCAAACCGCAGATTGTTCCGCCGCAGACGGAACATCGGCAGGGGGGCACTGGAACCCAACCAATGAACCACATGGTAAATGGGGTGCCAGCGAAGGATATCACAAAGGTGATATTGGCAATTTTATGGCAGATGCCAAAGGCAACGCTACCGTTGAATTTTCAACCTCTGAATGGTGCATGGGATGTGCTGACGAAAACAAAAATATTTTAGGTAAGGCCGTAATCGTACATCAAGGCGCGGATGATTTCACAAGTCAGCCGAGCGGTGCTGCCGGAGCCCGTGTCAGTTGTACAGGAATTATACAATAA
- a CDS encoding RNA polymerase sigma factor, producing MQLDLLVERFQKKDASAFETLYGMYSKNICGVINTIVKNESRSQEICQDVFVKIWNNSSSYNVSKGRFFTWILNIARNAAIDEIRSKSYKNEKKNLSADYFVSVLESREDESNATIDTKGLKMLIQSLKKKCVQIIELLYFRGYTQKEVAEELAIPVGTVKTRNRSCLSKLRENMIVK from the coding sequence ATGCAGTTAGACCTTTTAGTAGAGCGATTTCAAAAGAAAGATGCTTCGGCTTTTGAAACACTTTATGGTATGTACTCCAAAAATATTTGCGGGGTCATTAACACGATTGTTAAGAACGAAAGCCGCTCCCAAGAAATCTGTCAGGATGTTTTTGTAAAGATTTGGAATAATTCCAGTAGCTATAATGTATCAAAAGGAAGGTTTTTTACGTGGATTTTGAATATCGCACGGAATGCGGCCATCGATGAAATACGCAGTAAGTCGTATAAAAATGAAAAAAAGAACCTTTCCGCGGACTACTTCGTAAGTGTTTTGGAAAGTAGGGAGGATGAAAGTAATGCTACTATCGACACAAAAGGTCTTAAGATGTTGATACAGAGTCTTAAGAAAAAATGTGTTCAAATCATTGAACTGCTTTATTTTAGAGGATATACACAAAAAGAGGTTGCCGAGGAATTGGCCATACCCGTAGGAACCGTAAAGACAAGAAACAGAAGCTGTCTTTCCAAACTAAGGGAAAACATGATAGTCAAATAA
- a CDS encoding DUF2490 domain-containing protein — MRRLLLTIFTLISITAQAQVNGEDKLGSWHMYFGTNQIAEKWSIHTEAQLRYFEQAKNFNQLLLRTGLNYHIDDNAIATAGYAYIKTDPTSFEAALIDLGGQASDNISENRIFEQFILKNKVWELLFEHRYRLEQRFITDSDLNTKSTQHRARYRLQMTVPLTDIFFLNFYDEIFINLQNEAFDQNRLYAAVGLNVTNNLSVQAGYLKNHFRTVNYDRLQVAVFYNPDLRKLFK, encoded by the coding sequence ATGAGGAGGTTACTTTTAACGATATTTACCCTAATTTCCATAACGGCGCAGGCCCAGGTAAACGGGGAGGACAAACTGGGAAGCTGGCATATGTACTTTGGAACCAACCAAATTGCCGAAAAATGGAGCATTCATACCGAAGCACAGCTACGTTATTTTGAACAGGCCAAAAACTTTAACCAATTGTTGCTACGGACCGGGCTTAATTATCACATTGATGACAATGCCATTGCTACGGCGGGGTACGCCTATATTAAAACTGACCCAACCTCCTTTGAAGCCGCTTTAATCGATTTGGGCGGACAAGCCTCCGACAATATCTCGGAAAATCGAATTTTTGAGCAGTTTATTTTGAAGAACAAGGTCTGGGAATTGCTGTTTGAACATAGATACCGTCTAGAGCAGCGATTTATAACGGACAGCGACCTGAATACAAAAAGCACACAACACCGCGCCCGATACCGGTTGCAAATGACCGTACCCTTGACGGATATCTTCTTTTTGAATTTCTACGATGAAATTTTCATCAATTTACAAAACGAGGCATTTGATCAAAACCGATTGTATGCAGCGGTAGGACTCAATGTGACCAATAATCTAAGCGTTCAAGCCGGGTATCTTAAAAATCATTTTAGGACGGTCAATTATGATCGATTACAAGTGGCCGTTTTTTATAATCCGGACTTGCGCAAGCTATTTAAATAG
- a CDS encoding DUF547 domain-containing protein translates to MIRLKYIYSLLIVLFLGCKEGNAQAQSPKEKIDFNELSEQFLHRIKNNENTQEIQDILSSTTIDVLEKKLDTNDKKLAFWVNIYNAYIQVILQKNPDLYQDRSEFFKKDQIHIAGETISFEKIEHGIIRKSQWEYGLGFVGKIFPGEFEKRLRVDEPDYRIHFALNCGALDCPPVAIYEWERLDEQFGKGTARYLERTTDYNIDEKKVLVTALFSWFRGDFGGVDGVKDILKHQKLIPTTKGIDIDYKNYDWTLKLDNFVNL, encoded by the coding sequence ATGATTCGATTAAAATATATATATAGTTTATTGATAGTCCTATTTTTAGGATGTAAAGAGGGTAACGCACAAGCCCAATCCCCAAAAGAGAAAATTGATTTCAACGAACTTTCAGAGCAGTTTCTCCATAGAATAAAAAACAATGAAAATACCCAAGAAATTCAGGATATTTTATCAAGCACCACTATAGATGTACTGGAAAAAAAGCTGGATACTAACGATAAAAAATTGGCCTTTTGGGTAAATATCTACAATGCCTATATCCAAGTAATCCTTCAAAAAAATCCGGATTTGTATCAAGATCGAAGCGAATTCTTTAAAAAAGATCAAATTCATATTGCTGGGGAAACAATATCCTTTGAAAAAATTGAGCACGGTATCATTAGAAAATCCCAATGGGAGTATGGATTGGGATTTGTTGGAAAAATTTTTCCGGGCGAATTTGAAAAAAGATTACGAGTTGATGAGCCGGATTACCGTATTCATTTTGCCCTCAATTGTGGTGCGTTGGACTGTCCGCCAGTGGCCATTTATGAATGGGAGCGATTGGACGAGCAATTTGGCAAGGGAACCGCTAGGTATCTTGAAAGAACCACGGATTACAATATAGATGAGAAAAAGGTACTGGTAACGGCCCTTTTTAGTTGGTTCCGAGGGGATTTTGGCGGGGTTGACGGAGTAAAGGACATCCTGAAGCACCAAAAACTTATCCCTACCACAAAAGGCATTGATATCGACTATAAAAATTATGATTGGACCTTAAAATTGGATAATTTTGTAAACCTCTAA
- a CDS encoding DUF4331 family protein, producing MKLENIKYVFLSFCAMTVLASCNNDDDFTPPMAMATCNDGMMNGDETGVDCGGSCTPCEDGMAPMMPDFSGTYTQIDFMGRPGINTVLSADDETKNAHNRAIPSEMGAMFQAGFQARLEAYHDVYANLLGANPDDVNYEPNILGLDAATLTGYLAADVLEVAPDLPTTYFNPGTDNDMDGRILVPDGDEVALTGRTPQDDVIDISLILLFGGMEGDRFSGQDTDMDGTPDLPRLTSDGVGLTADVSTTFPYLGAPE from the coding sequence ATGAAACTAGAAAATATAAAATACGTATTCCTATCATTTTGCGCAATGACCGTTTTGGCATCCTGTAACAATGACGATGATTTTACCCCACCTATGGCGATGGCTACTTGTAATGATGGCATGATGAACGGTGATGAAACCGGAGTGGACTGTGGTGGATCATGTACCCCTTGTGAGGATGGAATGGCACCCATGATGCCTGACTTTTCTGGGACCTATACCCAGATTGATTTTATGGGAAGACCTGGAATAAATACGGTATTAAGTGCTGATGATGAAACAAAAAACGCACATAATAGGGCCATACCTTCTGAGATGGGAGCCATGTTTCAGGCCGGTTTTCAAGCCAGATTGGAGGCTTACCACGATGTATATGCCAATTTATTGGGTGCAAACCCAGATGACGTTAACTACGAACCCAATATACTTGGTCTGGATGCCGCCACACTAACGGGGTATTTAGCGGCAGATGTTCTTGAAGTGGCTCCGGATTTGCCCACTACGTATTTTAATCCGGGAACGGATAATGACATGGATGGAAGGATTTTGGTGCCGGATGGAGATGAGGTGGCATTGACAGGAAGGACCCCACAGGATGATGTCATCGATATTTCATTGATTTTACTCTTCGGGGGTATGGAAGGTGACCGATTTAGCGGTCAAGATACCGATATGGATGGAACTCCGGATTTACCACGATTAACATCCGATGGTGTTGGACTTACCGCCGATGTTTCCACAACATTCCCTTATTTGGGAGCTCCTGAATAA
- a CDS encoding anti-sigma factor yields the protein MNVQEYIASGILELYVAGVLTEKENLEIAAYAEEYPEIKAEILAIENALMELTRRISTINPYSFDTLEPKLRNLESHSKVIPLKKETSNWTSYLGWAASVLLAIGLFWVYTQNESLKSEIQLVEQQNQELEQQIADSDASLEKTQDLLNTLRDKDISVIPLGGQEVSPSSYAKAYWNKQEKKVFIDAQGLPEPPDGFVYQVWSLKLSPLTPTSMGLLEDFSTDDNKVFALNNPNDSEAFGITLEPAGGSESPTLEQLYALGVVSTS from the coding sequence ATGAATGTTCAAGAATACATAGCGTCTGGGATATTGGAACTTTACGTGGCCGGGGTTCTCACAGAAAAGGAAAATCTGGAGATCGCTGCCTATGCGGAGGAGTATCCTGAAATTAAGGCTGAAATACTAGCCATTGAGAATGCACTTATGGAATTGACTCGAAGAATTAGCACCATTAATCCGTATTCTTTTGATACGCTCGAACCTAAACTGCGTAATCTGGAATCCCATTCCAAAGTAATTCCATTGAAAAAGGAAACTTCCAATTGGACATCTTATTTAGGTTGGGCCGCTTCTGTTTTATTGGCCATTGGCCTATTCTGGGTCTATACTCAAAATGAGAGTCTAAAATCTGAAATTCAGCTCGTAGAACAACAAAATCAGGAATTGGAACAACAAATTGCCGATTCCGATGCTTCCCTGGAAAAAACCCAGGACTTACTAAACACCTTAAGAGACAAGGATATTTCCGTAATCCCCTTAGGTGGACAAGAAGTATCACCGTCCTCCTACGCCAAGGCCTATTGGAACAAGCAAGAAAAAAAAGTATTTATAGACGCCCAAGGTCTACCTGAACCCCCCGATGGTTTTGTCTATCAGGTATGGTCGTTAAAACTTTCTCCCCTGACTCCTACAAGTATGGGATTATTGGAAGACTTTTCCACAGATGACAACAAGGTATTCGCGTTAAACAACCCTAACGATTCCGAGGCCTTTGGTATAACCTTGGAACCTGCAGGAGGTAGCGAATCCCCTACTTTAGAGCAATTATATGCCTTGGGTGTTGTCTCCACATCCTAA